The Ornithorhynchus anatinus isolate Pmale09 chromosome X2, mOrnAna1.pri.v4, whole genome shotgun sequence genome window below encodes:
- the GFRA3 gene encoding GDNF family receptor alpha-3 gives MKGSPPTALILLLLLLLLLLLPPLDGAGGLLPTTITTATGAGPPANCLEAKDRCLADATCNVTYRRLEACTPARTRGPSPEPETQAACLEAALQLRGSALAGCKCQWRMRRLLLCLQAYWAAHPLVSHGDRDPGVSPFEDPVPEETWTVVDRSKLEQLEAVPEASWGPMDPCLKLTSLCTLNPKCTRLRSLYGAACAEGRGPGGGCAPHHCRPALRGFFERAAEPYTRALLLCPCGPGDRRCGERRRNTIVPSCSYQPGDPDNCLALWDACLDDLLCRSRLANFLTHCGSGAPADGCPRQKPPGSCLRAYMGMIGTVMTPNYVSNSSAQVALHCTCQGSGNQQEECQQLEATFSKNPCLRAAMEAQMLVHWRLLPDSSASDFPEPGAAGASFSVITHQGVPGSGAQRPKPWGALPFPLLLPLLVLGTP, from the exons ATGAAGGGCTCCCCACCCACCgccctgatcctcctcctcctcctgctcctcctgctcctgctgcctcCGCTGGACGGGgccg GGGGTCTCCTACCCACTACGATCACCACCGCGACCGGCGCGGGCCCGCCGGCCAACTGCTTGGAGGCCAAGGACCGGTGCCTGGCAGATGCCACCTGTAACGTCACCTACCGGCGTCTGGAAGCTTGCACCCCCGCCCGGACCCGGGGACCCTCGCCGGAGCCCGAAACCCAGGCGGCCTGCCTGGAGGCGGCGTTGCAGCTCCGGGGCAGCGCCCTGGCCGGATGCAAGTGTCAGTGGCGCATGagaagactcctcctctgcctgcaaGCCTACTGGGCCGCCCATCCCCTGGTCAGCCACG GTGACCGCGACCCGGGCGTCTCCCCCTTCGAGGACCCGGTGCCGGAGGAGACGTGGACCGTGGTGGATCGCAGCAAGCTGGAGCAGCTGGAGGCAG TGCCGGAGGCGAGCTGGGGCCCGATGGACCCGTGCCTGAAGCTGACCTCGCTGTGCACGCTGAACCCCAAGTGCACGAGGCTGCGGTCGCTGTACGGGGCGGCCTGCGcggagggccggggcccggggggcggctgCGCCCCGCACCACTGCCGCCCGGCCCTGCGCGGCTTCTTCGAGCGGGCGGCGGAGCCCTACACCCGGGCGCTGCTGCTGTGCCCCTGCGGGCCCGGCGACCGGCGCTGCGGAGAACGGCGTCGCAACACCATCGTGCCAAGCTGCTCCTACCAGCCCGGGGACCCCGACAACTGCCTGGCCCTCTGGGACGCCTGCCTGGACGACCTCCTCTGCAG GTCCCGCCTGGCCAACTTCCTGACGCACTGCGGGTCGGGGGCACCGGCAGACGGGTGCCCCCGGCAGAAACCCCCCGGCTCCTGCCTCCGGGCCTACATGGGCATGATCG GCACCGTCATGACCCCCAACTACGTCAGCAACAGCAGCGCCCAGGTGGCCCTGCACTGCACCTGCCAGGGGAGTGGGAACCAGCAGGAAGAGTGTCAGCAACTCGAGGCCACCTTCTCCAAGAACCCCTGCCTGC GTGCGGCTATGGAAGCCCAGATGCTGGTccactggaggctgctgcccgacTCCTCGGCCTCAGACTTCCCCGAGCCCGGGGCAGCCGGGGCCTCGTTCTCCGTGATCACGCACCAG GGGGTCCCGGGCAGCGGGGCGCAGAGGCCGAAGCCCTGGGGAGCCCTCCCGTTTCCGCTCCTGCTCCCGCTCCTGGTCCTGGGCACCCCctag